The Tenrec ecaudatus isolate mTenEca1 chromosome 8, mTenEca1.hap1, whole genome shotgun sequence DNA window TTTAAcagtgggaggaaggagaagaCATCAGTCCAGAGGGTACCCTGCAATGTAGACATGCAACAAGGCACGAGGAGCCAGGAGCTGACTGGGGTTGAGCAATCCCCAGCAAGGACTAGGGTCAGGAAGAAGCTGGGCATCCATCCAGCTGAGGGCAGGCCACAGGCCTCTCTCACCACTGTGAGCCCGTTCCTGAGCACCTAGCTCTGGCTGGTGGATGAAGACACTGGGACCAGGATGTGGAGCCAGCCCCAAATGCCTCTTCGCTGGTCTTTTTATAGGGAAAAAGCACCCTTCTtgagtttgtgttttgttctgatttCCTACTCCCCTTTAGAAGAAGCCATTTCCCTGAGAACCTAAAACAGCTGTTTCAGTGGATGTggggctctccctccctcaccaagAGGTTCTATGTTGTCAGAGgggcccttttccctgggttgagaGTGCAAGGCATCAGGAGACACAGTGAGCTGGCACCACACGGTGTCCCAGGACCCTAACAGACGAGCAGATCTTCCCTCACCTGGTCTGAGGTAGATGGGGACTCCCAAGCCCCAGCCCATGCCAGCCCTTTGCGGGGTCATGGAGATAGAGAGGAGGGGTTCCTCTActctgcacctgggacagggggCCATTGGGGTGGCTTGGGTGACATGGAAGATCATTTGTGGAGGGAGGTAGAAGGCCATGGGTCCTGAGAGATGTGGTTCCAGCGGGACTGAGGGGTAGTAGGCCTGGAGGCTCTGGCTCGGCATGGGTGCACGGCGCTGGGAACCAAGCTGACCGTGGTGGGGCACACGTTCCTTTCCGCTGATCCTGCTGCTGCAGGGAGCTGACCGTGGTGGGGCACACGTTCCTTTCCGCTGATCCTGCTGCtgcaggggcggggtgggggggagcagaaAGCGAAGGACACACAGTGATCTTTTCAAGCAGCACAGCCCGGGTCCCTAGTCCCACCAacacctgccctccctcttacTTCTGAAGGACAAGGCAGCCCTGCCTGGCATCGCCACCCTGGCCGCTCCTCCCTGCCACGCTGCCTCAGTGCAGGAGTGGGCCTGGCTCTCTTACCAGGGCGAGGTGGCGAAGGCAGCAGTGGAGCTCCCGGGCTGCGTCCGGCTGGGAGCCGCCTCTCAAAGTGTCCTGGAACACggcagctgcctcctcaaagcgcTTTGGTCCAGGGGCATTGGAAAGAAGAGTGTGGTAAGTGCTCAGGGGATGAGGGAGCCACAGCTGCTCTGGTTCCAAGGGGCCCCAGCTGCCAGGACCGCAGGCTGTGACAGGAGGAGCTTCCTAGAAAACCTGTTCCTGCAGAGCCTGGTGGGCCCCCTCCTGGCCAGGTCCCTCCCACCACTTACCTGCAGCCCCATCAGAGCCTTGCCCAGGCGGAAGAGGCCTCGGGGCCAGCCAGGACGAAGGGTAAGAGCCACCTGGGCATCCGCCAGCGCCCACGCTGGCTGACCCAGCCGCTCGTGGCAGAAGGAACGGTTTCCAAATAACCTGCCAGGAAGTGGCCCAAAGTCAGTGTCCGGAGCACCTTGCCCTGCTCTTAGTTCCCAGCAGTGCAGCCGGTTCCGCACCTACCGGTGGTCCCGGGGGTTGAGCTTCAAGGCCTGGGTGAAGAGGGCCACGGCCTCGCGGTAGAAGCCATTTTGGGCCAAGTGGGTTCCCAAGTCTGGGCAAGAAAGAGAAGGAAGGTTCACACGGGGCCACCCTCGGGAGGGCAGGGCGAGGGGGCGAGAAGGAGTCTCACTTGCTAGCTCCTGGCTCTGCTGTGAGGCCGCTGCCAGCAGTCCGGGAGACACCTAGGGACGGGGACAAAGTcaagcaggccctgggctcctgCTCCTTTGTTCACACCACGTCAGTCATTGCTGCTCATCTCACAGCATCCCTTCAGGAGGGCCATCGTCCCGCTCTTAGGTGGCAGTCACAGATCCTGTCAGTCAATTGATCCAGCACCCTTCCCCATCGTGTGACCTCCCAGGGATTGCTGACACCCATTCCCTGCTGGTCCTATGAAGGACCGCCCACCCTCCTCACCTCAGCCTTGGGACTCTGCCTGGGGCTCTCTTCTCTTGGAGGGCTCCCTTCCTCTTGGTCCCTCTTCCTCTGGGGGTCCTGGCTCCTGCCTGGGGGGTCCTGGCTCAGCCTTTTGCCTCTACGGGCCTGAGGGGGCCAATCCCCAACTTTGCGCAAGGCTAGAGACACAAACGAGCTGGAAAGATCCAGCGAGTCCTGTGGGCAGAGAGGGGTGTGGTCAGGGGAGGGGTGGGCAATGAAGAGTACCCtagagcagggggaggggaggtgggcagagggccaataggggaggaagggagttctcacctcctcctcctcacactGTTCCTGAGCCAGGTgcctggggctgggaggggggctCTCATCCCCATGCAGGCTGTCCTTGGCCTGGAAGGAAGGGGACAGACAGAGTTGAGACCGGCCTGAACTACGGCTGGCGCTCAGTGTGCTTCTCGGTTGACTGTGGACACTCACTGTGGCCTTCCTGCCATCCTGCTCCAAGCGCTCCTGCAACTTCCGTTCCTTTTGACGCTGTGAGGACAAGGGTGACGATGACAGCATTGACTACATGGAATGTCCTGGGCCAAGACCTTCACGCGCTGGCTCACTCGATCCCTGCCACTCTAGGAAGCAGGCCTTCCCAGGGAGCATGGCCCTCATTGTACAGGTTAAGGAACCAAACCAGCAACAGAACAGGAGTCCCCAGCCAGGGGTCGCAGTGAAGAGGGAGGCAGGTTCAGGCCAAGTAGAAGAGGGGACCCCAGCGCCCAGGCTGGAATCATCCTGTCATTTGGCTTCTAGGAAGAGCTGCACCCCCCAGCCCCTGAGCCCATAGACCGTGAGCTCTCCCCCGTGCTCCCTAAGAATACCCACCGCATCCCCAGAGCCCCCATGCTCCCGCCCCTCCTGCCTCCCAgccaccttcttcttcagccGCTTCTTCTCCGCTTTCTGCTTCGCTCTCTCCTCCTCAGCCACCAGCTCCTCAGCCAGCCGGTTAGCTTCCTGAACAGAGGAGGGAAGgtgagaaagagagaagagagtgaATGAGAAGACCAAAGAGAGGCAGGCGGTGTGTAAAAAGGCTTGGAAGGCGTAGATCAGGGCAGTAAAGCGATGGAAACATGGGCTGGAAGGACCTCGGGGAGGTGGTGCATCTCCTGCCTCCTGAGCATCTTACCTCTTCAGTTACTAGGATCCTCTGGGGCATGACCACCTGAAACAGACTGTCTGACTCGTGGAGGAAGGATGCCGAGGCAGCGGGGCTTTGAGGCCCGGGCCTCGCCTCTTGGGGAGAGGACAGAAAGGCCTTCCGGAAACCACAGTAGGTCCCTAGTCCCTTGGCCTCCTTGCCTCCTTCACTCTGCTCAGATGTTTTGGCCTCATGGCAGAGCTGGTTCTGGAAGTAATCTgtcgggaggagagagagagcagggggCTAGAGAGGGCCATCATCCTCAACTGGGGGCTCCTGCGGGCGGGCACCAGCCTCAGCCTGGCCCCACCCCTGCACTCCCCACCTTGGTGGCGCCCCTGCAGCCGCCTACAGCTCCCATCTGCGCAGCTCCAGTGCAGGCCCCTGGGACCTGGTTCCACCAGCTGTCCAAGAAAATCctgggaaagggggaacggaggctggtgtttgggggtggggaggcctcTGGGAGAGGGCAAAGGGCGTGGCCAGGCTGACTCCTCCCCCAAGGGAGCTACAAACAAGCCACTGAGGCCAGAGATCTCTCCCACTTTGGCCCCTCATCTGCTCCCAGCTTTCctggaacaccccccccccccacacacacacaccttacacTGCTTCCTTCTGGGGATTGAGCATGGCACGCAGCccgccctcctcctccacctgccACTAGGTCGGCTACGCAGAGCAGGCCCCGGGTGGGGTGGGAGTCCTGGTACCTGCTCTTtccacttcattcttttttttttaatttatttttattttttttattttttaaacaatttatttccACTTCATTCTTATCAAATCCTTGCCACCCCCTCGGACCCACCCTGGGGGCTGCTCGCCACCCGAAGGCGTGCAGGGCGCTTGGCACTCTCCTCCCTGTATTGGGGTTGCCCCACACATCACAAGGCTGAGTGGGCAGCAATGACTTTCGGCTCAAAAACTTCCAGTGAGTCCTGGCTGCTGGGGCACCAGATGGAGCCTTGTGGGTCTGTCAGGGAAGCaccagctgttaaccacaaggtcagcggttcaaaattcCAGCTTCTCGGAGGGGCCCGAGATGCAGAGGCAggctgctcctgggaagagtgtcagcctcagaagccctgtatggatagtcactaggagttggaaaggaccccttcacagggtttttttttttttgttaccaggacaacaggcaaGATGTCCTCTAGCTCCTCGGTCTGGAATGTGAAGCCTTCCAAAAAGCTCTTTTGCTGGCTTTTCCCAACTTCTCTTATAACCCTCCTTTGCTTCTCTGCTTTCTGACACCAGGCTCCGCCTTACCTTGGGGACTTCCTCCACTACCTTTGAACCTCTCCAGCGGTGACCTCACCTTATCATCCTATCTCCTCCTACCTCGGAGGTTCAAATCCCTTTCCTCTTCAAGCCTTACCAGACCCTCCTGTTCTCTGATTATGTCTGCCCTCTTGAACCAAGCTGTGCTTAGTCTAGAAGGTACAACTGAGAACCGTATGATTCAGCGTTTTTTATGGCTCTCCTACTGGGCGAGGCAGCATGGAGCTACAGAGAGCTCTACTGGAGGGGAGCCACTGGCAGCCTGTGTTGGTGTGGGACTTGGTGCTTAACTCCCTAGGCCTGAGGGCCCACATCCACAAAACGAGGCTCTTCAGGGCCTGGCCCAGATACCCTGTGGGTCTGATGAGGGCCATTTTCCTCAGTTAGCAGAAGGGCCAGAGGGCAGGGACCTGCAGGTCCCTTTGTGGCCTAATTAGATCTAGAAACAGAGCAGCTGCTCCCCAAGTGGCTGGCGGAATAAGGACCGTAGAAGGCACACACAACTGCAGGCAGCACCTCCGATCACTGCGGTCTGCGCACCTTTCCAGCTGATTTCAGACACAGCCCGGCTGGCCTGACCGCAGGAGGCCTGTTGCAAGAGCTCCTTCATCTACAACTGTTAGGCTCAATTTCCTGGTGGGTCTGTTTCTGCCTTTCCCCCCCAGCGCAGTCTATATTATTCTTTTTATCGTGAATTGGGGGACGGATCACAAAGCAGATCCGTGTTTGTTCCACTCAGTTCATACACACTTTATGTCATTTGACTGCCCTCCTAACAATGTGCCATCAGTTCCCCCAGCCTCCACCCCCAGCCATGTTCCCAGTATTCTAAGCTTCCTgcgctttgtccttgggtaaatgctgctcttttgatctcaaatggctgattattccCCTATTGTTTGGCTGGATAGTGAGCCAGGAGGTggggttcatttccagacctgaagggtactGAAAAGCCATAATCTTGGGGGTTCCACCTATCTCTAGCCAACCATTAAgcctaatttttttaaagaaataacttTTAGTTTTGTTCCCCAGTGTTCTCCCTCTCTACCTAGGCGCTTCACctgggatccctttcagagtcaTTTGGAGTGGGAGCTGAGCACCAGCTCCTTCAGGTCTCAGCCGTGGATGGAGGCTGATGGGCATGTGGTCCCCAtgcatcttccatgtccctcaccCTTCTTTCCTGCACGTGGGAAGAGACCTTTCTGGGCCGCAGGTGCCACTTACCAAAGTAGATTGTACAACATTGCCTTTGTGGACGGCATGTGACATCCACTGACCCGGGGTCTCCCGAGACTATTGTCCCGAACCCCCTTCCCGCCCAAGCAACTCGCTGGTTAAGTCCAAGGAGCTTTCATACATCTCTATGCCACTCTCCTCGTTCACTGTATGGCCATGCCCATTCTGGCCCTCCAAGACCTTTCTGAATGTCtcctctcttctgacagggcccaTGTAGCCACAGCCGGCTCCTCAAGCCAGCCAAGGACATGCCCCTCGCAGGGCTCcgcccttccccccccacccccctgcccgctGTCCTCCTTGTTATTTCCTCTGCCTGGAATGCTCTTTCCCCAGTAGCTGGTTTATTGCTTAGTCCACTTCAGCTctcccctcctccaggaagccttatcTGACCATCTTTTTCTCTTTGTACAGAGTAGCCTCCCAACTGCTCCCAGCCCTCCTGCTCTGCCTTTCCCCAACCCTGTATTTGGCATACTAAGTTGTCTGTGTGGTGACTGGTTGTCCCACTCATTTCAAATTCACTCCAAGCCGgatttttgggggtggtggtggtggtggggtgcctTTTGGTTTACCATCAAAGTCTAGGACAGTGTTTGGTACGCAGCAGATGATCCTCTGTGTGTTTTAAATGGATGAACCGAGGCAACGAGATCGGTGAGGAGGCTGTTCTAATGGAGAGGCAGCCTACAAGTTCTCAAGTATACAGTGAATTTGGGATTTACCCTGTCGTTGGTGAGAGTTGATAAACTTAACTGAGATAGCACCGGAGGGAGATGGAGATGACTCTTGGAATGGCTAATTAGCAGGCAATTACAATAGGTCGGGCCAAAGAGAATGAATCCCACTGAGGCAGAGGCCGGGATGAATTTGGGACACTTCAGAAGTGGAGTTTACCGCCGGACTAAATATGTGTGGTAGAGGAAAGAATCAGGGTAACCGGGCTTCTCAGAAGTCTGGATTAAGCAACTGGATGGGAGTTTGAGTTAATAATCAATTTGGAGAGTGGAGAAAAGCAATGGACAAGCACAGAGAAACCAACCTGAGTCTGGTGGCTTTAAACTTTACATGAGAGGTCCAGGCAGTTGGAAGGAGAGCTTCTTCGTGCTCTCAGGCCTGCTCCGGTCTCTGCTCGGCTTGACATTCAAACCAAGCCCGGCCCCGCAGGCTCCTCACTGCCTGACCAAATCGCACGCCAGAGCTGTCCCCTTCACTTTCACCGGTCCCGTCTGAGCACCGCGTTTCCGCGGAAGAACTCCTAGGGGCCTTCCTTTGCCCGATCCTGCCCAGGTCACGCTTTTACCCGGGCAGCATCGTGGTCCCCCTCTGCGGGTCCCGCGCCCCTCGGTCATGCTCCCCCCTTCCAGACCCCGGAGCCGCGAGCGGGGACGGGCCCTTGTCAGGCGCCAGCGCCCCTCGAAGGCGGTGTGGCCGGGGTACAGCGGACCCAGGGCGCCGGAGCCCCTTTACCTCTCCGCCGTAGTCTTCGGGACCGAATTCCGTGCAGAGTTGGGGGGCAGCAGCGACCCCCAGCGGGCAGCCGGGCCGCAGATCCCCTGCTACGGGAAAGGAGGACGGCTCAACGCCAGGGGCCTTCGAGTCGGCGGGGAAGCCCGAGCCCCCCGCGCCCGGCGCGAAGCTACAGCCCTGACCAAACCGTCCCCGGGCGGACGCCGAGGCCAGCCTGGCCCCCTGCACCCCCTCCCGTGCCGCGACGGCCGCTCACCTAGCTTGATCCGCCCCACAGCCTTCGGAACCGGCGCCATCCCTGGTCCGCGGTGACCCGAAAGTGAAAGATGTTTTGGAATTCGATACGGGCCGGAGGGCGGGGTGGGACCGCGCGGGTGGCCATCTTTACTAGGGGCAGAAGCCTCCGGTTACGGGGCGCCGGAGGCCCCAGCAGCGCTGCCCAGGCTCCCGGCCCGGGCCGGCCCTGGGGACGGGGCGGAGTCCCGGCTGCGCTGGCGTTGGGCCCAGCCCGGCCGAGGGAGGGGATCGTTCGGTCGGGTCGCGACCTGCCGGGGCCAGATGGCCCAGACATCTCGATCGAGTGGCCTTCTGCCCCCGCTTGCGTCCGTGTCGCCGCTGTGGGTGCAGTCCGGGGGCGCTGGCGAGGAGCCGTGGGAAGGCAGGCGGGCGGACGCCCTCCCCGGGGCGGACCGCGGCTGGCGGGGGCCGCCCGTTGCTTGGAGCGCCTCGCGCCTGGAGCCCTGGTCCGGCGGAGCTGCTGCGGGAGCTCGGTGGTGCGCGGGGCCGCCGCCGGAGCTGGAGGCTGGGGCGCCCGCGTGGACGCGGGAGCCGGCGACAGGCCGCCCGATCCCGCCCGAGCTGCAGCGCCTCCGGGCCGTGCTGCTGCGGCTGCAGCGCGAGCGCGAGCAGCTCCTCCGGGCCCGTGACTACGCCCGCCACCTGCAAGCGGCCGTGCGCCTCCTGGGGACCCTGAGTCCGGGCACCGCACCGCCGGGCCCCGGGCCCTTGCTCCAGCTGTGCCGCGACCTGCTGCCGCACCCTCCCCGCGGGGCTGGTCCGCGCACCCGGCGCCTGGAGCCGCTGCTCCTGACGCGCCTGGTCGGACTAGCCACCCAGCGCCTGGATGCTACCGTGGAGATGCAGCTCCGAGCGCTGGGCCGGGCGCCCTCCGGCCCGGCCCTGTCATCCCAACTCGCCgagctgctgctggtgctgcCCACCTACCACCAGCTGCTGGGGAGGGCCGTGAGCCGCGTGCCTGGAGCCGCGCGGCCCTTCCCCCGGACCCGAGTGCTCCGCCTCCTGGCTGGGGAACGGGGTTGCCAGGTGGCCGGTCGGTTGGCCGTGGCATCGAGCTTGCGGGACCAGCTTCGCAGGCAGTGCCAAGAGGAGCGGGAGCTGCTGCCGGGGCtgctggggctgctggggggCGTGGCGGGCTCATGCAGCAGCGGACTGGGCCTTGGAGAGGCGGGGGCCCTGTGGAGCCAGTACTGGACCCTGCTGTGGGCAGCCTGTGCCCAGAGTCTGGGCTTGAAGCTGGGCCCTTGGAAGGACCCCAGGACAGCGGCACAGCAGCTGGGTCAGGCACTGGGGCAGGGTGAGTCACGGGCTGCTGTAGGCCCTTGGGAAGGTCGGGGGCTCTTCCTAAGTCCTCTTAATCAGCTCCCTCATCCGCTTGCCTGACTACAAAAGCAGACCCTTTGTAGGTCAATCGAATGGCCCCCGCTTTCCATCCCGCCTCTGTGTTCAAGAGGTAGCCGCTCTCTCCTGGGCTCCTCCATGACTGGGCGGGCAGTGGTGGAGGGACAGGCTTGTCAGGCGCCATGCCATTTCTTCCCCCTAGGATCACTGCCCCAGGAGTGTGAGAAAGAGTTGGCCTCTTTGTGCCACAGCCTCCTCCACCAATCGCTTCTCTGGAGCTGGGACCAAGGTGAGAAGGAAGGGCTAATGGGGGAGACCTAAGGCCCCGGCTGGCTGTCCATCCCCTATCACACCATGCCCCATCATCCTCAGGCTTCTGCCAGGCCTTGGGATCTGTGCACAGAGATCAGAACAGCCTCCCCTCTCCCCGGGATGGTAGCTCCTGCTCTGGAACAACTGCACTTCTGCAACAGCTCTTGCCCCCTCTCTTGGATGCCCTCCAGGAACCCAGGTCAGCGCTGACCCTCCCGTGGCCTCCAGGTGAGATGAGGGGCTGGGCtgtggagacagaggagctgagAATGTTCTACTTTCTCTTTTACTCCATCCTAGAGCCAGTCTCCTTCTACCGATGCTCCATGACCCCTCAAATACTTTCTCTTCCACTCTCCTCAGGTCCTGCACCCCTGGCCCTGGGGCTCTGTACTCTCCAGACCACCCTGCTCTGGTTCTTGGGAAGAGCTCAGCAGCATCTGGCAGCATGGGCCCCTGGCtctttcttgttcctgatccAGAAGGATTTGCCTGTGAGTGACTGGGGAGTTGGGAAGGGAGCAATGTGGGCTGTGTTCACACCTTACTCTCTGTTTCTGCCCAAAGCCTCTACTGCACGAGGTACAAGCTTTGTCTGACCTAGCCTCCAAGGACAACTTGGCCCTGGAGGTGGAGCAGCGGCTGGCCCTGCAGATCCAGGAGCTGACTGCCCAGATCCAGGTGAGAGAGGGGGCTTGGCAGTTTAAGACCCTGTCCTGTGCCCATCTAGGTGGGAGGGGTTGGGACCTTCTCAGGGCCTGGGGATTTCCTTAGAGTCTCTGCTAAATTTcttttctccaccccacccccagtatttacttcattattgttattttctgaCAGTTTTTTGGGCATATAATTCACGTCACACAACTCAGTAGTTCAGTCCTATTACGATCAACTCTAGGACAGTTTCTTCTTTCGtgtttcattgttattagctccccattccccatcCGTCTCCTCTGCCACACCCCAAGAGACCATTAGTGCCGTTACTGTCTCCATACCTCTGCCTATCCTGGCTTTCATAAACAGAAAAGCATCCCCAGAACAgtctaacaacagtaacaacgtTAAACCAAGAAGgatctcaatagaaaataaagcagaacttACTTAAAACTAGCACAAgtttaaaatgggtgaaaaggGAGAGCCAATGATAAGGTGTAAAATTTGAACCTAACTGCTTCTGTAATCATCCACTGTCCAATGCCCTCTGCATGACAGCCAGGCTAcccacatccctggtctgtggtcagaggggattcaccgtaACCCACATGGTATTCAGATTCCCTGtatacttgtttgtttttcttgctcaTGGTTTGGTCTCTCTCACTACCTTATTTTAGACCTCAGACCTAGACAAAACTAGAGAGGAGTAAAATGGACCCTGTGTTCCCACCAGTGAGGTTTTCACAATCATGTTCAACGTCGTCTTATCTGTACTTCTCTGCATCTCTAATCATGTCAGGCTGTCATTCTGGTATCCGCCAGTGGTGATCATTGTCTAGATGCATTATTTCATTAAGAGTGGTAAGGTGATGTTCTAATCCTCTCACTCCCGCTTCAGTTACCGGCTGGATTGCTCCTCAAAAGATGCACTTCCCTTATTCATTATTTAGGATCTTTTGTCTAGAGCAGGCAAGGTACATGAGGGGATCCTTCCTTATTACTTTCAACATTtctcctctttaaaaaaattgtatgtTCATAACTAAAAGTGAAGTTTAGTTTACAAGGCTTCTCTTCTCATGAAAAACCAGCACTTTCATTGCCTCCCACTCCACCTCTATGTCCTGTCCCTCAGTGGTTGCTGCTTCTATTTTCTTCTGTATTTATGAGTAAAGTTATTACGCTGCTATCTTTaagtcccctccttcctcccactatctaTTTCTACTATGGAAAGTATCCCAGTGTTTGCTGTTTTGTTCCTAATTTTTACTTCTTTTCCCTAAAGACGGCATGATTTTAGTGTCTAACCCATAGTCCTTTGCTCCTTTTGTGTCCCCACTAACCCACAGTGCCTTGCTGCTGTGGATGCCCAGTTTAGCTTTCTTTGCATCCAGTGTTGGCTGGGAGACTTCCCCCATCACTGATTGTTCCCGCTTGAAACTCAACATGAGTACAGAGTGATGGTCGTAGAAGCTCTAAGGTGGGAAAGCCCCGGTGACCCCAGGGTACAGCAGCTCTGTACATTCTATGTGGCTTGATCAGGTGGTCGGGTGATTCAGAGCAGCAGAGTTGTGAGAGTATGCAGTTGACAGCCCCTTGGGGGAACAGTGCGGACCTGATCTGACAGCACAGGCTCTCTCTTGGAGTGGGGAGTGCCGTGTTGGGGAGCTGAAGGGGGCAACTGAGCTGAGTGGCATCAAATTGTGGGGGGTCTTGCACATTAGCCCACAGAATTGGGGCTCTatctcatgagggatggggaagcatCCTAAGAGCAGACAAggaacactgaggatgatgatagGCATCTGACAGTGGCCTCCCCTTTGTGGAGGTTAATGAGAAGCTTGGTGTCCATCCATCCCCAGACCATGCAGACCTCTTCCTTGTCGTGTGCATGTGGAACACTGGGGGCCAGAGGGTGGTGTCTCTCTTTATCCTATTAATGTTCCTATAGACTAAAATTCACCCCATAGATCTTCCATCTTCTGAACCCAGCTGGGGGACACGGGGCAATTGTTCATGGTCTCTTCTGGGTCCATCTCAATGGAAGCCATGGTGCCCCTGCTCAGAAAGTTCCCAGGACCACACCACAAGGCCTTGGGGTGTGGGGTTTCGTGGACTCCAGCTTAAACGTCTGAGCTTTAGAAAGGCATCCTAACGAGGCAAGCCCCTCGCCAACAGGCCCCTTTGACTTGCTCCCCCTCCCACAGCTCCTGCCTGAAGAGTCACTGAGTCTCTTTTCTCAAGAATGCCGTAAGCAAGCCACACAGGGCTTTGAGCTGCACATGCCAAGGGGTCGGCACTGGTGCCTTCGTCTCTGTCCTGGTAACTTCTGCCACCATCCCCTTCCAGGGACCCAAGGGGGTAATAGTGGCCCATCCCTTCAAAATGCTGGCTTTACCCCCACCTGCAGCAGGCCCCCTCCCACCACGGTCCTTTCTCTACTCTCACTTCAGAGCTGCCTAACGTTCCGA harbors:
- the TTC31 gene encoding tetratricopeptide repeat protein 31 isoform X3, encoding MAPVPKAVGRIKLAGDLRPGCPLGVAAAPQLCTEFGPEDYGGEDFLGQLVEPGPRGLHWSCADGSCRRLQGRHQDYFQNQLCHEAKTSEQSEGGKEAKGLGTYCGFRKAFLSSPQEARPGPQSPAASASFLHESDSLFQVVMPQRILVTEEEANRLAEELVAEEERAKQKAEKKRLKKKRQKERKLQERLEQDGRKATAKDSLHGDESPPPSPRHLAQEQCEEEEDSLDLSSSFVSLALRKVGDWPPQARRGKRLSQDPPGRSQDPQRKRDQEEGSPPREESPRQSPKAEVSPGLLAAASQQSQELANLGTHLAQNGFYREAVALFTQALKLNPRDHRLFGNRSFCHERLGQPAWALADAQVALTLRPGWPRGLFRLGKALMGLQRFEEAAAVFQDTLRGGSQPDAARELHCCLRHLALQQDQRKGTCAPPRSAWFPAPCTHAEPEPPGLLPLSPAGTTSLRTHGLLPPSTNDLPCHPSHPNGPLSQVQSRGTPPLYLHDPAKGWHGLGLGSPHLPQTR
- the TTC31 gene encoding tetratricopeptide repeat protein 31 isoform X1, with the protein product MAPVPKAVGRIKLAGDLRPGCPLGVAAAPQLCTEFGPEDYGGEDFLGQLVEPGPRGLHWSCADGSCRRLQGRHQDYFQNQLCHEAKTSEQSEGGKEAKGLGTYCGFRKAFLSSPQEARPGPQSPAASASFLHESDSLFQVVMPQRILVTEEEANRLAEELVAEEERAKQKAEKKRLKKKRQKERKLQERLEQDGRKATAKDSLHGDESPPPSPRHLAQEQCEEEEDSLDLSSSFVSLALRKVGDWPPQARRGKRLSQDPPGRSQDPQRKRDQEEGSPPREESPRQSPKAEVSPGLLAAASQQSQELANLGTHLAQNGFYREAVALFTQALKLNPRDHRLFGNRSFCHERLGQPAWALADAQVALTLRPGWPRGLFRLGKALMGLQRFEEAAAVFQDTLRGGSQPDAARELHCCLRHLALQQDQRKGTCAPPRSAPCSSRISGKERVPHHGQLGSQRRAPMPSQSLQAYYPSVPLEPHLSGPMAFYLPPQMIFHVTQATPMAPCPRCRVEEPLLSISMTPQRAGMGWGLGVPIYLRPGEGRSARLLGSWDTVWCQLTVSPDALHSQPREKGPSDNIEPLGEGGRAPHPLKQLF
- the TTC31 gene encoding tetratricopeptide repeat protein 31 isoform X2, coding for MAPVPKAVGRIKLGDLRPGCPLGVAAAPQLCTEFGPEDYGGEDFLGQLVEPGPRGLHWSCADGSCRRLQGRHQDYFQNQLCHEAKTSEQSEGGKEAKGLGTYCGFRKAFLSSPQEARPGPQSPAASASFLHESDSLFQVVMPQRILVTEEEANRLAEELVAEEERAKQKAEKKRLKKKRQKERKLQERLEQDGRKATAKDSLHGDESPPPSPRHLAQEQCEEEEDSLDLSSSFVSLALRKVGDWPPQARRGKRLSQDPPGRSQDPQRKRDQEEGSPPREESPRQSPKAEVSPGLLAAASQQSQELANLGTHLAQNGFYREAVALFTQALKLNPRDHRLFGNRSFCHERLGQPAWALADAQVALTLRPGWPRGLFRLGKALMGLQRFEEAAAVFQDTLRGGSQPDAARELHCCLRHLALQQDQRKGTCAPPRSAPCSSRISGKERVPHHGQLGSQRRAPMPSQSLQAYYPSVPLEPHLSGPMAFYLPPQMIFHVTQATPMAPCPRCRVEEPLLSISMTPQRAGMGWGLGVPIYLRPGEGRSARLLGSWDTVWCQLTVSPDALHSQPREKGPSDNIEPLGEGGRAPHPLKQLF